The Candidatus Cloacimonadota bacterium genome segment CGGAACTATCGCCAACTAGAGCCAAATAATCTATAAACTGCTCTGGACTCACCCCATATTTTTTTTCTACTTCTTGGATATTAATTATAGCATCTTTCATGGGATCGTAAATCTTACTCTGGCTCCCCACAAGTTGGCAATAATCCTTATCACCCGTTACATATATAATTTCGAATTCGTCTTCGTACTTCTTGCCTAAGGTACCCAAGGCGTCATCTGCTTCATATCCATCAGCGCCAACTTGAGGCACATTAATAAGGCGAAAAAACTCTATTATCGGTGCTATTTGGCTTTGCAAATCATCTGGCATAGGTGGTCTATTTGCCTTGTATTCTTCATAGTCTCGATGTCGAAAAGTTGGGGCTTTACGATCGAAGGCTATGGCAATGTGTTGTGCATCCATTTTATCCACTAAAGTGAGGAAGGAATTGAGTACACCAAATATTGCGGATGTGTTTTCTTGTTTGCTGTTTATCAATGGATTTCTAATAAACGCAAAATAGGCTCGATACAAAAGAGCAGTTCCATCAATTAAATATAGCTTGTTTTTCATATTATCTCCACAATCACATAAGTAGAAAGATGCCCCATTCAAGTGCTGGAGCATTGTCAAGTTTGAGCTTGATACCATATTTGTAAAGCTCTTTTTTGCTACCTGATACTTTACAATAATCTTAGCGATGCTTTAAGCTGAAATCTTCTTGAGGATTATGGAGTATGGCAGGATGAACCCTATCTAATATCTGCGTTATGCAGTCGGGTAGGTTCTGGGGAAAATTATTACTCTCCGCTGCGCGGATGGCCTTTTTCGTATGCCTCTTTAATATCTTCCAAGCTTAGATGAGTGTACACCTCTGTGGTAGCAAGGCAGGAATGTCCTAAAAGTTCTTGGATTACGCGCAGATCTGCTCCGCGAGCAAGCATGTGGGTAGCAAAGGAGTGGCGAATAGTATGTGGAGAATAGCCCTTATCGTGGGCAATGAGATCTATATAGCGCATCAGAATTGTACGCAATTGGGTGGTATCGAAGTTTTTCCCGCTACGGGTAAGAAATATCCGGTTGCTGCTATACTCCCGAGCCAATTGAGGACGACGTTGCAAGTAGATATTTAAAGCTTCCAACGCTGGTGCTCCAACTGGAATCATTCGTTGTTTGTTGCCTTTACCGGTTACGCGGATAATGCTTCTTTTCGTATCCAAATCTTCCAGTCGCAAATTTGCCAATTCCATTAGCCTTAGACCACAGCTATATAGCAGTTCAAATATGGCACGATTGCGGATGCCAAATAGAGTATCGGTATCAGGTATGCGGATAAGAGTTTCCATTTCCTTCTCACTGAAGAATTTGGGAAGCTTTTTTTCCACTTTTGGCCGCCTGATTTTGAGCATGGGATTTATCTCGATAACCTTTTGCATTTTAAGATACTTAAACAGCGAGGAAAGCGAAGCAATCTTGCGTCCTAAAGTATTATTGCAATCCGGTCGTTCCGATAGCCATTTAAGAAAAGCGCGAATGTGCAAGGTAGATATTTCTCGCATTTTTAAGCCCCCAAAATACTGGTCTATAAAACCTGTAAATTGAAGTAAATCAAACTCGTAGCCATCCAATGTGCGAGGGCTTTTGCCCTGTAAGGCAAGGTAGTTCCTGTGTTTTTCAATCCACTCTTTCAGCAAAAAACGCTCCTTTGGGTTGTATAAGACACATTTTTTGCTTGCCTTATTCCTTGTCGAGAAAAAACTTGCTCTATGAAAGTGGAGGTATTATGAACCAACATATAGATAGTAGTGCCCAATTGGGTACAGATGTCCGCATCGGTTTCAATACGATCATCATGGAAAATGTTCAAATTGGCAGCAATTGCCTGATTGGACACAATGTGGTAATTCATGCCGGCAGCATTATTGGTGATAATGTCCGAATTGACGACAATGTAATTATTGGTAAAAAACCGCTTTCCTCTCCACGCAGCATATTCAAGGTTCCCGAGAACCTCTCCCCCTCAATAATTGGCAGCTTTTGCCAGATTGGCGCAAACGTGGTAGTATATGCTCAATGCGAAATTGGCGAACGTAATCTGATAGCCGATTTGGCAACCATTAGAGAGAATGTGAAAATAGGGGATCTGAACATAATAGGTCGCAATGTGAGCATCGAGAACTTTGTAAACATTGGAAATCGCAATAAGTTTGAAACCAATTCTTACATAACAGCATATTCTAATATTGAAGATTACTGCTTTGTAGCCCCTTGTGTGGCAACCAGTAACGATAACTATATGGCAAGAGATAAGGAACGCTTCAATCATTTTAAGGGCATCACTATGAAAAGTGGCGCTAGAATTGGCGTAAATGCAACAATACTACCCGGAAAGATCATTGCTCAAGATGGAACTATCGCCGCTGGGGCAGTGGTAACCAAAGATGTTAACTCCGCCAACATCGTAGTGGGAAATCCCGCTAAGGTATTTCGCGAAGTGCCTGAAGCTCAACTACTAAAAAACAATCTGGATAAATAATGAAAGCGCTGATAATTATTCCCACCTACAATGAAGTGGAAAACATAGAACATTTGCTAACGATTCTTTTGGCAAACAATAAAGGCTTAGAAGTATTGGTGTTGGACGATAACAGCCCAGATGGCACAGCCGCTGTAGTAAAGAAAATTATGGCAAATGAAGAGCGAGTGCACCTTATAGAGCGCCCAAACAAGATGGGCTTGGGCTCCGCCTATGTAATAGGATTCAAATATGCCTTGCAGAATGATTTTGAATTCATCATGCAAATGGATGCAGATTTTTCCCACAATCCCGATGATGTGCCCCGTTTATTGGAAACAGCACAAAACTACGATTTGGTGATTGGATCTCGCTATTCAAACGGCGTTAACATTATCAACTGGCCAATTCAACGTCTATTGATTAGCTATTTTGCTTCCAAGTATGTACGCCTCATAACATCTATGCCAATCAAAGACCCTACGGGGGGATTCAAATGCTTTCACCGTAAAGCATTGGAAAGCATAAATCTGGAGCGAATACTATCCGATGGTTATGCGTTTCAGATCGAGATGAATTTCCGCATTTGGGCTAAAGGTTTTAGCATCAAAGAAATACCTATAGTTTTTACGGAACGCATCAATGGGGTATCCAAAATGAGCAGACACATAGTGTGGGAAGCAGCATGGATGGTGTGGAATTTACAATTTAGAAAGCTTTTGGGCACACTGCATTAAAGGCTTAGGAAACAAAACTTACTATGCTGGAAAGAATTAACAATCCTATATTACAAAATGAAGAAGCAGATTATGATCGGGCTTTACGACCACGTACACTAAGTGATTTTATCGGTCAAGAACACATCAAGGAACAGCTCGACATAAGTATTCAGGCTGCCCGGATGCGCTCTGAGCCCTTGGATCATGTATTATTTTATGGTCCTCCCGGCTTAGGAAAAACAACCCTGGCATCCATTATTGCCCGCGAAATGGGAGTTAACATAACGGTTTCTAGCGGTCCTGTTATAGAAAAACCTTCAGATTTGGCGGGTATCTTAACAAACTTGGGGCGCAATGAAACACTTTTCATCGATGAGATTCACCGTCTTTCACATGTAATTGAAGAGTACATATATCCCGCTATGGAAGATTATGAGATGGAAATTATCCTGGATAGCGGGCCATCATCGCGTACGCTTAAAATTCCCATCGAACCCTTTACTTTGATTGGAGCAACTACGCGCGCCGGATTGCTTACTCCGCCCTTGAGGGATCGTTTTGGCATTGTTTTAAGACTGGATTATTACGATCAAAGCTCTATTGAACAGATTATCAAACGCTCGGCAAGGCTTTTAGAGGTCTCAACAGAAGAAGAAGGCGTTAAAGAGCTTGCTAAACGAAGCCGGGGAACTCCACGCATTGCAAATCGCCTCCTGAGGCGAGTACGAGATTATGCTCAAATTCGCGGGGATGGCATCATCACTTACGAAATAGCAGTTGCTGCGCTATCGATGCTGCAAGTGGATCACGCCGGATTGGATGAAATGGATAAACGCATCTTGAGTACAATCATTGAGAATTATCGTGGTGGTCCGGTTGGCATAAAAACCATCTCTACAGCCATTGGTGAAGATGCTGGAACAATAGAAGAAATATTTGAGCCGTATTTGGTGCAACAAGGCTTTTTGGAGCGCACTACTCAAGGACGCAAGGTTACGCTAAAAGCATATCGGCATTTAGGGTTGAGCCCTATTGCCGAGCAGGCAGAAATTTTCGAAGCATAAATGGGTTATACCAAAAACATCGGGCACAACCTGCTAACGCAAATTCTAAAAATTACTTTTGGCGTTGTAACCGGTGTTTTAGTAGCCCGTGCCTTGGGTCCGGCTCGTCAAGGATATATTGCCTACATCATCCTCATCTTCACATTGTTGGGAAATTTTGGACATCTGGGTATAATATCGGCAGTAACCTATCATCAGAAACGAAGCGGATTTGAGCGTTTGACAATCTACAGCACAAATGTCAATGTATTAATCCTGTTTTCTTTAGCGATTTGCGGAATAATAATCATCTTAAGATCGAGTGGAGTATTTTTAACAGATTATTCCTGGTCTTTGGTAATAGGCGGATTGCTGATGATGATTTGCTACCTCTTTATTGGTCACCATCAAGCTTGGCTTACCGGAGATGAACGTATTATTTTGAACAATCAGATTGGGCTTAGTTCCTTCTTCTTGAAAAGTGGATCCATTCTATTACTTTGGCTTTGGGGAGCGCTTACTTTTAAAACTTACTTTTGGATAAGTGTTTTAGCCTTATTAATGTGGCTGATACTAATCCAAATAAAACTGAGAGAAGAATACATACCCAATATCCTTATTCCGGTGCTAAAAGCAGAATTTGCCTACGGTAGCGTATCTTGGGCTTCTACATTATTTGCTTTTTTACATTATAGGGCAGATCAGATAATGATTAAGCAATACTTGGGCTCGGCAGAACTTGGTATTTATACTATTGCCGTCACCATCGCAGAATTGCTATTTTTACTGCCAATTTCCATCAATACAGCCTTAACTGGGAGATTGTATAATTTGCCAGAAGATGACAATGGGAAACAGCTTTTAGCTCGCACTACCCGCATTAGCTGGAGCATCTGTTTTGCCTTATGCCTGATTGCCATTCCCGGAAGCCTGCTAATTCCTTTGGTGTATTCGGCGGCATATGCTAAAGCTACCTCAATAATGCTAGTCCTATTGCCAGGAGTGCTATTTGCTTGCATTCCCAAGATGGTTTCACCCTGGTTCTTTAGTAGTGGCAGACCTAAAGTGCATCTTAGAATTACCTTTATCTGTTTGGTACTTAATGTAGTTCTAAATTTCATCTTTATCCCTCTCTGGGGAAGTTTGGGAGCCGCTCTCGCTTCTAGTATTTCATATTTTTTCTATGGGCTTTATTATATTCTAATGTTGGTTTTGAGGGAGGGCTTTTCACTGCGAGAACTAATCTGCCCAGATATTGTGGATCTGAAGCTT includes the following:
- a CDS encoding DNA polymerase I, whose translation is MKNKLYLIDGTALLYRAYFAFIRNPLINSKQENTSAIFGVLNSFLTLVDKMDAQHIAIAFDRKAPTFRHRDYEEYKANRPPMPDDLQSQIAPIIEFFRLINVPQVGADGYEADDALGTLGKKYEDEFEIIYVTGDKDYCQLVGSQSKIYDPMKDAIINIQEVEKKYGVSPEQFIDYLALVGDSS
- a CDS encoding tyrosine-type recombinase/integrase codes for the protein MLKEWIEKHRNYLALQGKSPRTLDGYEFDLLQFTGFIDQYFGGLKMREISTLHIRAFLKWLSERPDCNNTLGRKIASLSSLFKYLKMQKVIEINPMLKIRRPKVEKKLPKFFSEKEMETLIRIPDTDTLFGIRNRAIFELLYSCGLRLMELANLRLEDLDTKRSIIRVTGKGNKQRMIPVGAPALEALNIYLQRRPQLAREYSSNRIFLTRSGKNFDTTQLRTILMRYIDLIAHDKGYSPHTIRHSFATHMLARGADLRVIQELLGHSCLATTEVYTHLSLEDIKEAYEKGHPRSGE
- a CDS encoding N-acetyltransferase translates to MNQHIDSSAQLGTDVRIGFNTIIMENVQIGSNCLIGHNVVIHAGSIIGDNVRIDDNVIIGKKPLSSPRSIFKVPENLSPSIIGSFCQIGANVVVYAQCEIGERNLIADLATIRENVKIGDLNIIGRNVSIENFVNIGNRNKFETNSYITAYSNIEDYCFVAPCVATSNDNYMARDKERFNHFKGITMKSGARIGVNATILPGKIIAQDGTIAAGAVVTKDVNSANIVVGNPAKVFREVPEAQLLKNNLDK
- a CDS encoding polyprenol monophosphomannose synthase is translated as MKALIIIPTYNEVENIEHLLTILLANNKGLEVLVLDDNSPDGTAAVVKKIMANEERVHLIERPNKMGLGSAYVIGFKYALQNDFEFIMQMDADFSHNPDDVPRLLETAQNYDLVIGSRYSNGVNIINWPIQRLLISYFASKYVRLITSMPIKDPTGGFKCFHRKALESINLERILSDGYAFQIEMNFRIWAKGFSIKEIPIVFTERINGVSKMSRHIVWEAAWMVWNLQFRKLLGTLH
- the ruvB gene encoding Holliday junction branch migration DNA helicase RuvB; its protein translation is MLERINNPILQNEEADYDRALRPRTLSDFIGQEHIKEQLDISIQAARMRSEPLDHVLFYGPPGLGKTTLASIIAREMGVNITVSSGPVIEKPSDLAGILTNLGRNETLFIDEIHRLSHVIEEYIYPAMEDYEMEIILDSGPSSRTLKIPIEPFTLIGATTRAGLLTPPLRDRFGIVLRLDYYDQSSIEQIIKRSARLLEVSTEEEGVKELAKRSRGTPRIANRLLRRVRDYAQIRGDGIITYEIAVAALSMLQVDHAGLDEMDKRILSTIIENYRGGPVGIKTISTAIGEDAGTIEEIFEPYLVQQGFLERTTQGRKVTLKAYRHLGLSPIAEQAEIFEA
- a CDS encoding polysaccharide biosynthesis C-terminal domain-containing protein, translating into MGYTKNIGHNLLTQILKITFGVVTGVLVARALGPARQGYIAYIILIFTLLGNFGHLGIISAVTYHQKRSGFERLTIYSTNVNVLILFSLAICGIIIILRSSGVFLTDYSWSLVIGGLLMMICYLFIGHHQAWLTGDERIILNNQIGLSSFFLKSGSILLLWLWGALTFKTYFWISVLALLMWLILIQIKLREEYIPNILIPVLKAEFAYGSVSWASTLFAFLHYRADQIMIKQYLGSAELGIYTIAVTIAELLFLLPISINTALTGRLYNLPEDDNGKQLLARTTRISWSICFALCLIAIPGSLLIPLVYSAAYAKATSIMLVLLPGVLFACIPKMVSPWFFSSGRPKVHLRITFICLVLNVVLNFIFIPLWGSLGAALASSISYFFYGLYYILMLVLREGFSLRELICPDIVDLKLLQNLRKS